The following are from one region of the Mesorhizobium sp. B2-8-5 genome:
- the hemW gene encoding radical SAM family heme chaperone HemW, translated as MSAVTIPLDRSPGFGVYIHWPFCAAKCPYCDFNSHVRHQPVDQERFARAFETELATMRDRTGPREVTSIFLGGGTPSLMKPETVGAVLEAVAKNWTMPAGIEVTLEANPSSVEAERFRGYRAAGVNRVSLGVQALNDKDLRFLGRLHNVEEALHAIGLAREIFPRLSFDLIYARPGQTPEAWEAELEQAIGYAVDHLSLYQLTIEEGTPFHALYAARKFTLPDNDHAADLYALTQEVTAAHGLPAYEISNHAQPGAESRHNLTYWRYGEYVGVGPGAHGRFVENGRRTVTIAERMPETWANLVEARGHGVTGGEILTRSEEADEFLLMGLRLAEGIDLQRYEALAGRGLSSARLSVLQEEGLVAPVGNARLRATTAGMIVLDAVVADLAR; from the coding sequence ATGAGCGCGGTCACCATACCGCTCGACCGGAGCCCCGGCTTCGGCGTTTACATCCACTGGCCGTTCTGCGCGGCCAAGTGCCCTTATTGCGACTTCAACAGCCATGTCCGCCACCAGCCGGTCGACCAGGAGCGTTTTGCCCGCGCCTTCGAGACGGAGCTTGCGACCATGCGCGACCGCACCGGGCCGCGCGAGGTGACCAGCATCTTCCTCGGCGGCGGCACGCCGTCGCTGATGAAGCCGGAAACGGTGGGCGCAGTCCTGGAGGCGGTGGCGAAGAACTGGACGATGCCAGCCGGCATCGAGGTGACACTGGAGGCCAACCCGTCCTCGGTCGAGGCCGAGCGTTTCCGCGGCTACCGCGCCGCCGGCGTCAACCGCGTCTCGCTCGGCGTGCAGGCGCTGAACGACAAGGATCTGCGCTTCCTCGGCCGGCTGCACAATGTCGAGGAGGCGCTGCACGCCATCGGCTTGGCGCGCGAGATCTTTCCGCGTCTGTCCTTCGACCTGATCTACGCGCGGCCCGGCCAGACGCCGGAGGCGTGGGAGGCGGAGCTGGAGCAGGCGATCGGCTATGCCGTCGATCATCTTTCGCTCTATCAGCTCACCATCGAGGAGGGCACGCCCTTCCACGCGCTTTACGCGGCGCGGAAATTCACGCTGCCCGACAACGACCATGCCGCCGACCTCTACGCGCTGACGCAGGAGGTGACGGCGGCGCATGGCCTGCCGGCCTACGAGATTTCCAACCACGCCCAACCCGGCGCCGAGAGCCGGCACAACCTGACCTATTGGCGCTACGGCGAATATGTCGGCGTCGGGCCGGGCGCGCATGGCCGCTTCGTCGAGAACGGCCGCCGCACGGTGACGATAGCGGAAAGAATGCCGGAGACCTGGGCCAATCTGGTCGAGGCCAGAGGGCACGGCGTCACCGGCGGCGAGATTTTGACGCGTTCCGAAGAGGCGGACGAGTTCCTGCTGATGGGCCTAAGGCTCGCCGAAGGCATCGACCTGCAGCGCTACGAGGCGCTCGCCGGGCGCGGTCTTTCGAGCGCGCGGCTCTCGGTGCTGCAGGAGGAGGGACTGGTGGCGCCGGTCGGCAACGCTCGCCTGCGTGCCACGACCGCCGGCATGATCGTGCTGGATGCGGTGGTGGCGGATCTGGCGCGGTAG
- a CDS encoding low molecular weight protein tyrosine phosphatase family protein, which translates to MKSVLFVCSQNRLRSPTAEQVFSKRRDIEVESAGTNHDADNPLTHEMVAWADIIFVMEKAHRAKLQKKFRSSLRGARVICLDIPDNYAFMDPELVRRLEERVSRYL; encoded by the coding sequence TTGAAGAGCGTCCTCTTCGTCTGCAGCCAGAACCGCCTGCGTAGCCCCACCGCCGAGCAGGTGTTTTCCAAACGCCGCGACATCGAGGTCGAATCGGCCGGCACCAATCACGACGCCGACAACCCGCTGACGCATGAGATGGTCGCCTGGGCCGACATCATCTTCGTGATGGAGAAGGCGCACCGCGCCAAGCTGCAGAAGAAATTCCGGTCAAGCCTTAGAGGCGCCAGGGTGATCTGCCTCGATATCCCGGACAACTACGCGTTCATGGATCCGGAACTGGTGCGGCGGCTGGAAGAGAGGGTCAGCAGGTACCTCTGA
- the rsmI gene encoding 16S rRNA (cytidine(1402)-2'-O)-methyltransferase produces MTGDKRSYLIGQSEVAARPLQPALYLVATPIGNLADITLRALETLAAADIVACEDTRVSRVLLERYGIRRRTTAYHEHNAGEAGPKLIEALAAGQSVALISDAGTPLVSDPGYRLVGEALEQGIRVVPIPGPSAALAALTASGLPSDAFLFAGFLPVKTGQRLTKLETFKAVPATLIFFESPRRLAETLGAMVEALGGERKAAIGRELTKTFEEMRTGTLAELADHYAAADTPKGEIVVCVGPPEAAVDQPADIDRLLLSLAAEMPASKAAAEAAKMTGGQKQALYRRLLELRDRP; encoded by the coding sequence GTGACCGGCGACAAACGGAGCTATCTGATCGGGCAAAGCGAGGTCGCGGCGCGGCCGCTTCAGCCGGCGCTTTATCTGGTGGCGACGCCGATCGGCAACCTGGCCGACATCACATTGCGCGCGCTGGAGACGCTGGCCGCCGCCGATATCGTCGCCTGCGAGGACACGCGCGTCTCGCGCGTGCTGCTCGAGCGCTACGGTATCCGCCGCCGCACCACCGCCTATCACGAGCACAATGCGGGCGAGGCCGGGCCGAAGCTGATCGAGGCGCTGGCGGCCGGGCAGAGCGTGGCGCTGATCTCGGACGCCGGCACGCCGCTGGTCTCCGATCCGGGCTACCGGCTGGTCGGCGAAGCGCTGGAACAAGGTATTCGTGTGGTGCCGATCCCCGGGCCTTCGGCGGCGCTCGCGGCCCTGACCGCTTCCGGCCTGCCGTCCGATGCCTTCCTGTTCGCCGGTTTCCTGCCGGTGAAGACCGGGCAACGGCTGACCAAGCTCGAAACGTTCAAGGCGGTGCCGGCGACGCTGATCTTCTTCGAATCGCCGCGCCGGCTGGCGGAGACGCTTGGCGCCATGGTCGAGGCGCTCGGCGGCGAACGCAAAGCCGCCATCGGCCGCGAGCTGACCAAGACGTTCGAGGAGATGCGCACCGGCACGCTGGCCGAGCTGGCCGACCATTATGCCGCGGCCGACACGCCGAAGGGCGAGATCGTCGTCTGCGTCGGCCCGCCGGAGGCGGCGGTGGACCAGCCGGCCGACATCGACCGACTCCTGCTCTCGCTTGCCGCCGAAATGCCGGCCTCGAAGGCCGCGGCCGAAGCGGCGAAAATGACCGGCGGGCAGAAGCAGGCGCTCTACCGGCGGCTGCTGGAGCTGAGGGACAGACCATGA